The Ictalurus punctatus breed USDA103 chromosome 6, Coco_2.0, whole genome shotgun sequence DNA segment TCTTCAGCACATCCAGGCGGTTTGATTGCCCCAGCTGCGAGAATTCCTTCAGAAAAAGTTCTGAAAACTGGGTGATGTCGTAGGGGGCACTGGACCCTGAACGGGCCAGCTGCTCTGCCCAATCCCGGGCCGAGCCATAAAACCGGTGTACTAGGAAGCCCAGCCACTGTTTCTTGGTAGGCTTGGGGGGCGCCAGGCTGGCAAAGTACACCTGGATGTGGAACGGGAACAGCAGCGGGCGTTGTCTCCACCCAGGCATTTCCAGCGGGAGTTCGGCGGCCGTCCTCTGTGAAAATCACACGGACTTGTACTGCGGCCAGTAGTCCGACCGCCTCCCGCCCAGGTGCTCTCCTGCTTCTTCTGCTGgtccaaatttagcctattacccaaagacacttaaaattaaacatagaagcaaatactcacatctgtgaacccagttggagatagaaaaaaaagacaccagccgtgagtgagaagcaagggtccagattttatttccacctcacgacatccacaccaatgagaattctcagaagtgatctgacacctggagctcaagctccagtatttatactgtattgacacagtagataaccaatatattttagaaagactatgatttcaataccaatagggttaaaaagagTTCATCTAcattatcaaatttaccatgatgttttgaaagaggcttatcaaattttccatgatgttttgaaagaggactttctgactaccattaggattgaaagtgggagagagagaaaacaatttagagagaccttaGTCTCATGTTGTTATCTCCTAATGTTATGTGTGCACATTGGGGCCTTTGGGTGTGTTATGTCTGCATGCCcacccttgactgtacgagagtgtgcgTTTCTTAgcctgcactcctcagctcttatatttctctgtgactaataaaccatagtgtgttactcttaaagatcttaaatTGTGAATCCAACCAGACCTGtgaataaaattacatattactcatactaggtctccctcgtgtttatttcatgtcatttttatccacaacacttccATGTTTAGGCACAGCATTCTGTTATGAAACAGGACTtggagacaggaagtaagcacagGAGAGCAGTCTTTATTGTGCCACTTAAACACACGAGGAGGCAGGAAACCAGATCTAAACATAAAACTCCAACTCAAGCAAAGAGCATAAAACTTAACTCAAAAAGTTCTCCTTTAACTATAAACAAGACAGGAAAATCCTCCAACAACGGCAGGAACACTTCATTTAACTAAAGCAGGAACCTCTCATTTAACTAAAGCAGGAACCTCTCATTTAACTAAAGCAGGAACCTCTCATTTAACTAAAGCAGGAACCTCTCATTTAACTAAAGCAGGAACCTCTCATTTAACCAGAACAGGAACCTCTCATTTAACCAGAACAGGAACCTCTCATTTAACAAGATCAGGAACCTCTCATTTAACAAGATCAGGAACCTCTCATTTAACTATGGCGTGTAAGCACTCTTATCTAGAGCATGGCATCAACATTCTTATCTTTGACAGGACTTAAACTTTCTTGACTAGGACAGGATACAAACACTCAACTATGACGGGGTTTAAAATAAGtaacaggaaaacagacagagcatgacaacatcacaacctggcaccattatacaTTCCATCATCTTCTCTGTTAGTCCATTCTCCGCGTTGCGTTGCGTTGACACTAATGCTGCGTAATCTGCGCAGCACCACGAGGGGTTTAAgtaaacagtctcttgattgcCGACAGCAGGCGACACTTAACCCAGTTTTAGTGTCCATGCGTACTTCAATCACGTGCGCGTTCTCAAGCTGCTCGTGCACGTTATcaccacagcgccatctgccagCGGTACCGTAATAATTAGCACATTCATTTCACAGCTTATTTACGTTTGGTGACACCCACAAAGCAAAGCTTGCAGAGATCTGAAAATGACAGCTAAATAGCTAAAGAATGCCTCATAAGCACAACATGCACTAAATCTTAAATTAATCCAGCTCAGCAATCACAGCCACCATTCACTCTAGTAGTAATTCTTACTACTTTTATATGGTACCATTTTCGTTTGTCTTAAGTGAACGTGTAATCTTGTTTGCATTAATCCATGGGTTTGTTTTGGGATGCATTCTTTCAGGTCATTAACATGAAcctaacaattttttttttcccaaactAACTAGATTTTCATAAATACCAACTTTCTTGTGTGAATGCTCCCGAGTACAATTTCTGAATTATTTAATTAGCCAAATCTTTATACTAATGTTTAAATTGCAAGTGACAATGTGCACAGATTAGTATAAAGAATTTACAGAATTTAAATGTGTAGACTGTATATGAACCATTATCAGGTTGCAGGTTGGACTCACATATTTAGTTTGACTCTTCTCAGACAATGCAGCAGCCAGACACTCAATATACTGATGTCCTTCAAAAATGGTTCTGATGGTGTTTATGGTGCTGGACTTTCCTGCTCCAACTGGTCCATACAGCAGGAAGTGGAGTTCTGGGACTtcattacatattttaaatgtttttagagTATTGAACAATCTCTCTCGACTGTAAAAAGAATAATACAGTAAATCTGAGAATCTTACAGATGTTTTATGAGTCAAAAAGTGATATTTCTGGAGAAATCCTTCATTTTAGGATAAGAAGATGCTTGATAAAACACTCTCCTAATAGAATACAGCTTTACTCCCTTTCCCCCCCCCATGTACAATGCACTGTCCACTTTAGTTAGTACTTTACATGTACTATTTAgtaaatatagtatagtattctATACTATAACATGCACATGATATCTAGTACCTCAAATAACTTTCTTTTCACAAATGTGGTAAGCATAAAATCATATCTgtatgcacaacacatcaaatgGGCAAATGTTCTACAACAGCACAAGACCGTCAAAAGGAATCTGAGTAACAGTCATTGCTCAAACCTGACATACAAAATTgtgtgcattgtgggtattaAATATAAGACTTACGGATAACATGGATCACACTGTAGAAGTTAATTCCAAATCATAGGGATTGGTGACAATTATTTTTGTGGTTTGAATTGGCAAGTGGatctataccatactatactacagtactgtattgtactatggtctgggaagtgtagttagACTGTACTATAGAATACTATACTATAACACTAACATTACCTGGTATTTGAAGAATTAAACTGACTTACTTTAAATCCAATTTCCTCCATTCCATgagttctgtaaaaaaaaaaaaaaaaaaatttaggagcataaaacactgaagatataagtttgtatatttatatgagCATGAACAGTCTGATAGTATAAGGATACAACACCTTGTATAATTTAGCATCTCAATAATTTTATACTGTAGAATACCAGGGAACAGGCGTTTCTgtagtatatatttttaatacatgtattattattattattattattattattattattattattattatctggaTTTGACTGTGGTCTTTGGCACTTGTTCGACAGAAGTGCAGGTAGAGAATGATTTATGAAAGAAGGCAAAGAGCACAATGTCTTAATCCAAAATCATGGTCAGtaaacaggcaaaggtcaggcgatgAGCAAACAACATAAACTAGGGCAAGCAAGATCAAAATATTTAAGTGACAGTTTTTTTGGTCAAAACCAAAATTTTACACAAAGAATAGATGGCTTGGTATCGACTGGTAACGAGACACGGAATGCAAGAACTGAGTCTATTTAGACTGTGAATTTGCTGTAAGGGTaattgagtccaggtgtgtCTAATCAGTGATCtggtgagtgtgaatgtgagagAGGCTTCCTCTCCCAGAAAATTCTCCTCCCAAATGGAATGATTATGTACCATTTGTTCAAACAGCATTTGATAATGTCTCGGTGGCCATGATAGTAGGCCGCGCTGtgttctgggaagtgtagttagATGCTGTGTCTGGCGTTGACATAACATTATGATAAggtaaataatgaaattattttcatACAGTGAATATACAAggaatgtaaattaaaaatggaCTAATGAAGTCTTACGTACCAACTCTGACATGGGAAGAGCAGGAAATCTCACCCTTACAATTCTTCAGGTTTATGGTGTATTTCCCATCATCAGCCTCTTCAGCACTGACAATTTTCAAGGAAAACTTTGTTGCTTCTTTTTCAACAAAGTGCTTGTCttcaacacaacacaatttcCGGTCATTCTTTTTCCATGTTGCTGTTACATGTTCTGTGCTTGCCTTGCAGCAAAGAGTAATGGTTTCTCCACTTTTTACTTGCTTATAAGCCAGAACCATGATGAATTCTATttgataaaagagaaaaaattgtTATTCGGAATTATATTTCATTATGTAAGTTCATTGTTTGGATATCATGTTTAACTTTTGTGAGATCAGTTTACAGTGAAAATGCTTTCTTAGACTCCCACCTACAGTACAGATGCCAACACTAAAACACATTGACAATTTATTAAGGGTTATTCAAACAGGACTagtactactgctactaatgtAATAATTATCAGAGCTTCTCTGTAATTTTAATAGTGTTCAAACTGATAGTCAGTAATTTTTCTGGACTTTTTCCTGACTGCATGTTCCCAAGCCATTGAAGTTTACAGCATCTATAAAATGCCCAGTAAAATAGCTCCAGGTTAAAGTTTATTCGTTCTCAACTTTCAAGTCCAACCGTCAAACACCACTTTGACAGAGGGCAATTTAACACAAACTTCAGAAAAATCTCTTACCAAACAGAATGATTATGTACCATTTGTTCAAACGGCGATTGATAACGGTGTTAACTGACACTAAATATGAAGTTTCAGCTCTCATCCAGTTGTGGCTTTACTTTTTCTTTGTCAGTGCCATGTTGTACTATCAAACACTGAAGTGAAGGACCGTGTTACGTGTGGCACACAAGGCTGCTGTGATGGGCCATCAACATGTAAATGACGAAGGCACACCCATCTCGGCAACTTCGACAGAAACCTCTTATTCCATGCAAATTGAGAGTAAATATCACATATGTCTGTAGTGACAATTACTTTACAGCCATATGTCCTAACACTTATTCCGCTCGAATAGAGCTTTAGGCTCTATGTGTTATTGATCATCAACACGCCTAATTAGTGAAATATACAGTCTACCCCAATTGTCCCCAAGTACTGTAGGCCTAAAAGATGCTATTAAAACCTGTTACATACCTGGTTTGGATGAAGATGATCCCATGTTCTGTCAAATCTGTacaattaaagaaaattattgttgttaataataataataataataataataataataataataataatgttactgCTACATAGATACCTGGAATTAAATGAAggttaattagattaaggtgtGACACAAAAGAAATATGTTGAAATGTAAGTGCAAGTGGCTGAACAATCAAGAAAGGTTGTGACAGAGGGCTCTGTCACCGGCCAGGGCAGCGCTCATACTCCCTTAACCATTCCCCATCGTTTCCCTAGAGTGCACACTTGGGTTTGCATTATTACcattacacacactccacatcACGTCATCCCACAGTTTACAATCCCCAATAAACACATAAACCAGATAAggttaataaacacacatttttattacttatgtgcatttgtgtttgtcagtgtttttgtgtagttattgtttttgtgtaGTCTTGTGGGGTCTTCCGGGTCCAGTCTGCTGAGTTTACAGCAAGTAAGAGGGGCTAAACACAGAAAGCGGTTCGCGAATTCTCAAATACGTAAGTTTCCCTAGCCACTTCTACACGATACCTCCGGCGGTTGGACTgcagtgatgggaagttcggatcattttactgactcgaatctttgaatctcgttcagcaaaatgaactaaTCTTTTTTCAAGTCATTTTGTTAATTTCAGTGGAATATAATTAAATGTTACGTGTTAAATTCCttaacacatctagtactttgatcacatttggaataaaaaaataaactataggctaatgcactGAAGGCCAAATTATGAGGAAcagaaataattaattaatagtttagctgggtcttcaggctatgcagtctgttagttgaCCTCACCTCCTGATCTGAGTCGTTCATTCTTTTGTCATGTCACgtttgtcacgtctgttcccaGGAAATGGAAATGATCAGTTCAGCTCTCGGGTTTTCGGGTTCGAGTAATTCGTTCATCCCATGACTGCCCCATAGTCAATGCACCATGCAGTACCAGAAAGAGAATTGATTAGTTCACCACTTGACTCATTCgttcatcacatcacatctcCATAGGCTGAATGTAGTGGGGCTGTGACATGATGAAcaaacgactcgaacccgaagactcgagcaGTGAACTAATCGTTTCTGTTTCTTGTACAGAACCTACGGGGATGTTGCTGTGCATCTGCAGTGAACACAAAATGAActaatcactctctgagacaactcgttgttcccaaATCCTATTAAAGTTctaagtgtttgtgtttgggcAGAGAAAGAACATGACTGTGTTATTCTTAATGAAAGAGTCTTGTGGGAAGATGTCGTAACGTGTCCCAACACGCCTCATCACAATTTGTTAGACTTCTCAAAAGCGAagtttatagaaaaaaatatctatATCAGGATATAACTACCCAGGGGCAGAAAGAGCTCAGAAATATTACTGATAAAGCAGGAGTAAGACTTAACGTGTGTGTAAGCACCCAGGTTATTTGTAGTCTGTCTGTAATTGTGGACAGAAACTCCTAACTCCTACTCCTACAAGCTACAAGAAATAAGAAGTGCCATCATATATGAAAGCAATTTGTTTACCAGCTCTAAAGGCTTAAAGGGGTACCTACTGTCTGAGTGAATCAATCAGCTTCAGTCTCAGCCTCggagtggcagcttggcagtgctgggattttaaCTCTGCCACGTtgaaaaaattgttcaggaatggtctGCGGAATATGACAAAGGGAAATTCGATTGAGCATCTGGGAGATGTGatggacaaacaaatccaatccatggagggtgagagctgttttggcagcaagAGGgtcctacacaatattaggcaggtagttttaatattatgttagacctgtgtgtgtgtgtataaatatgtatggaCTACATTTGACTCTCGAATATTGGGGGTTGGCGGGGGGCGAGGGAGGGGaccaagaaaaaaattaagagtCTTTTTGTACCTGCCTTAGCTAAATATTCACAGAAATTTTAAGCAAACTAGTTTAAATATCAAAACAATGACATACCTTAGTGAAGGGCTAAACGGCATCCACCAGGCACGGCATCAAAGAGATTAACTGTTTTATCCAAATCCACATGAATGGCCCGTTTATTGTTAACTACAGCAATATTCGAGAGTCTTTCATGTCTCATGGTGTTTCTCATGTATGTTTTCAGTCGTCGCAAGCAAGAAAAATTTCTTTAACACGATGCGGTGTTCATAGGCACGTTCAAGAATAACTTAGCGGTGGCCAACGTTTACTAGACTGTGGACTAGCTTTCAGAGATTGTGGAAGATGCTAGGCTTTTTACACTGACATAATGTAAGGTGGATGACTGTAATGCTTTGGACAGTGGATTGCACTGTAAGAGAACTCAATGCAAGAGAACAAAAAGTGAAAATCTCTTACAAATATCAGCAGACTACTTGCCTGTCCCCCGAATCTTATGTAGTTTTCAGAAATTTTACTAAGAGTGTCaatgataatctcaaagttatCAAGTATGGCTTTGAGAGACTCTGCGCAGCAGCTCCATCTTGTGACTCTTAGAGATTTCAGTGTGGTAGATTTACCTGAAAGTCACTGCAACGTTACCGCAAAGATTCAAAAACTGCATGTTGTTTTCCTGACCCCTTGATGAAGTTATAGAGAGATTGAACATTGGTCGGCATATGTCTCACAGCTGTATTGGTGTGACAGACATCTATAATGCAGCGGTTGAGGACATGCAAGTAACAATGGACATACATCGCCAGTGGATTTTCTCTTAAAATGCGTGTAGCTACACCACGGTAGATTCCTTGCATATTCACCGCACCATCGTAACGTTGTGCTCTCAAGTTGCAGATATCAAGATTAAAGCTTGCCAgtacattctttaaaagaaGAGCCAAAGATTCATCATCTGTTCTGTCAGTCCTTTAAAATCCGATGAATGATTTATGGACATCGAGGTCTCTGTCAACAGATCTTAAAACCACTGTAACTTCTTCATGCCTACTTATGTCTTGCGTTTCATCCGCAATAAGGGCAAAAATTCTGGCTTCATGCACTCGTTGTATGATGTCACTTTTAACCTGACTGGCCATTATATCGATCAATTCATTCTGGTGCTTGTTATGAACATAATTAAAtgatctctctctatttatgaATAGTCGGTTAATTAGTTCGTTGTCAGTGGCCCTTAAATCCATCAACTGTAAGAAATTTCCCAGATTTTCTGATTGATCTGTTTCATTGTGACCGCGAAGAGCAAAATCTCGCATGTTTTTTTCAGGTATTCTCTGCTCTCATTCATTCTCTTTGCGTGTTCACTACTGATTTGGATGGCTACGCTTCCCGTTTTAAGTGTCTGTTGATGACTTATAATTTTTGCCCCAGCACAAATGTGCATGCTGTTTTTCTATTGTCCATTGAATTTTTCAGTGGCTTTTTTCCAGTTGGCAAATCTAGTCACTTGATATGTGTTAGTCTTGCACTCGTTGCCACCAAATGCGTGACACATGAAACAAAAAGCCTATGTTCAAACCATTCATAATTCCCATACCA contains these protein-coding regions:
- the LOC108266246 gene encoding interferon-induced protein 44 isoform X2 gives rise to the protein MGSSSSKPEFIMVLAYKQVKSGETITLCCKASTEHVTATWKKNDRKLCCVEDKHFVEKEATKFSLKIVSAEEADDGKYTINLKNCKGEISCSSHVRVELMEWRKLDLNRERLFNTLKTFKICNEVPELHFLLYGPVGAGKSSTINTIRTIFEGHQYIECLAAALSEKSQTKYFDRFEVPKEMGSFPFAFYDIMGLQANKGVHTNDIISALKGHMKAGYMCTPKTPLSDDSKYYLKSPSLSDQMHCLLCIIPADTFGLMGNDFLEQFKTVSEATRNLGVPEAVLMTKVDKACVMTRDCLRNIYKSKKIREKMREYSSSLVSQ